The proteins below come from a single Candidatus Aenigmatarchaeota archaeon genomic window:
- a CDS encoding Bax inhibitor-1 family protein, with protein MEQKVFKRKVMPLFATTLVVSTIGSLIGLLFLLPYLSNIWVLLGLGLMGFVVMYAIYSTKSLPLLYFFNILMGALMAPILGLAIYIDPGLILQAFAITTVVFAGLAGYAYFSKKDFTFLGGMLFVLLIFGIVASLAVTFLGLTGYGLIISAFFTLLFAGFVLYDMSSILKNYPNEDYVPAVAALYIDFINLFINILMILINLRGQD; from the coding sequence ATGGAACAGAAGGTTTTCAAGAGGAAGGTGATGCCTCTCTTTGCTACAACTCTCGTAGTGAGCACAATAGGCTCTCTCATAGGGCTGCTTTTCCTTTTGCCATACCTGTCAAACATCTGGGTGCTCCTTGGCCTGGGCCTGATGGGTTTTGTGGTAATGTACGCTATATACTCGACAAAAAGCCTGCCGCTTCTGTACTTCTTCAACATTCTGATGGGCGCACTTATGGCGCCAATTCTCGGGCTTGCTATATACATTGACCCGGGGCTGATACTCCAGGCATTCGCCATAACCACAGTTGTCTTTGCAGGGCTTGCCGGATACGCGTATTTTTCAAAGAAGGATTTCACGTTTCTTGGGGGGATGCTGTTTGTCCTCCTGATATTCGGAATTGTCGCATCCCTTGCGGTAACTTTCCTGGGGCTCACCGGGTACGGCCTTATTATCAGCGCGTTTTTCACGCTTCTTTTCGCGGGCTTTGTCCTCTACGATATGTCATCAATTTTGAAGAACTACCCAAACGAGGATTATGTCCCCGCAGTTGCCGCGCTTTACATCGACTTCATAAACCTGTTCATAAACATCCTGATGATCCTGATTAACCTTCGGGGGCAGGATTAG
- a CDS encoding GIY-YIG nuclease family protein — MKGAYVIVLEVEKDCSLAVGALGELHFRKGIYLYVGSAMNNLEKRTRRHLRKEKTLRWHIDYLTVSPFVNVRAVYFRESSRKEECEIAGLVAKHGTPVMGFGCSDCRCHSHLFQVSDEEFLKGTMKRFFGAQDSRLTLPF, encoded by the coding sequence ATGAAGGGCGCTTATGTTATTGTCCTCGAAGTTGAAAAAGACTGCTCGCTTGCCGTGGGGGCTTTAGGCGAACTGCATTTCAGGAAAGGGATTTACCTGTATGTCGGCTCTGCGATGAACAATTTGGAAAAGCGGACTAGGCGGCACCTGAGAAAAGAGAAAACTCTGCGCTGGCACATAGATTACCTGACAGTTTCGCCTTTCGTAAATGTAAGAGCGGTTTACTTTCGGGAGTCCTCCCGAAAGGAGGAGTGCGAAATAGCAGGTCTTGTGGCAAAACACGGCACTCCTGTTATGGGGTTTGGCTGTTCTGACTGCCGGTGCCATAGCCACCTTTTTCAGGTAAGCGATGAGGAATTTTTGAAAGGTACGATGAAACGATTCTTTGGCGCTCAAGACAGTAGGTTAACTCTGCCCTTTTAA